A region from the Vigna radiata var. radiata cultivar VC1973A unplaced genomic scaffold, Vradiata_ver6 scaffold_133, whole genome shotgun sequence genome encodes:
- the LOC106753458 gene encoding reticulon-like protein B12 isoform X1 — protein MGSSDRLFNRQRTLHEILGGGQVADLILWRRKNQTMGILLVTLAVWVVFERSGYTLLSLVSNVFLLLIVILFLWAKSAAILNRPAPPLPQLHLSEEIANEVTAFIRTRVNDLLSVSQDIALGKDSKLFLKVAAYLWLISIIGGLTDFLTLAYTSLFIVLTVPAIYERYEEYIDMYILKGYRKLCFLHVKINEKYVRRVHNWILEKKKLS, from the exons ATGGGTTCCTCAGATCGATTGTTCAACCGGCAAAGAACTCTCCATGAGATCCTTGGTGGGGGTCAAg TTGCAGATTTAATACTGTGGAGACGGAAGAACCAAACGATGGGGATATTGTTGGTGACACTTGCTGTTTGGGTTGTGTTTGAAAGATCTGGTTATACTCTTCTGTCTCTTGTTTCCAATGTTTTCCTCCTCCTCATTGTCATTCTTTTCCTTTGGGCCAAGTCAGCTGCGATTCTCAACAG ACCTGCACCACCTCTACCACAGTTGCATCTGTCAGAGGAAATAGCAAACGAAGTGACAGCTTTTATCCGCACAAGAGTTAATGATTTGTTATCAGTTTCTCAAGATATTGCCCTTGGTAAAGACTCAAAGCTGTTCTTGAAAGTAGCTGCATACCTCTGGCTAATTTCCATTATTGGTGGCTTGACTGATTTCCTTACCCTGGCATATACCA GTCTTTTTATTGTTCTTACAGTACCAGCAATCTATGAAAGATATGAAGAATACATAGACATGTATATTTTGAAGGGTTACAGAAAACTGTGCTTTTTACATgtgaaaataaatgagaaatatgTCAGAAGAGTCCACAACTGGATTCTGGAGAAGAAAAAGCTGAGCTGA
- the LOC106753458 gene encoding reticulon-like protein B12 isoform X2: MGSSDRLFNRQRTLHEILGGGQVADLILWRRKNQTMGILLVTLAVWVVFERSGYTLLSLVSNVFLLLIVILFLWAKSAAILNRPAPPLPQLHLSEEIANEVTAFIRTRVNDLLSVSQDIALGKDSKLFLKVAAYLWLISIIGGLTDFLTLAYTIPAIYERYEEYIDMYILKGYRKLCFLHVKINEKYVRRVHNWILEKKKLS, translated from the exons ATGGGTTCCTCAGATCGATTGTTCAACCGGCAAAGAACTCTCCATGAGATCCTTGGTGGGGGTCAAg TTGCAGATTTAATACTGTGGAGACGGAAGAACCAAACGATGGGGATATTGTTGGTGACACTTGCTGTTTGGGTTGTGTTTGAAAGATCTGGTTATACTCTTCTGTCTCTTGTTTCCAATGTTTTCCTCCTCCTCATTGTCATTCTTTTCCTTTGGGCCAAGTCAGCTGCGATTCTCAACAG ACCTGCACCACCTCTACCACAGTTGCATCTGTCAGAGGAAATAGCAAACGAAGTGACAGCTTTTATCCGCACAAGAGTTAATGATTTGTTATCAGTTTCTCAAGATATTGCCCTTGGTAAAGACTCAAAGCTGTTCTTGAAAGTAGCTGCATACCTCTGGCTAATTTCCATTATTGGTGGCTTGACTGATTTCCTTACCCTGGCATATACCA TACCAGCAATCTATGAAAGATATGAAGAATACATAGACATGTATATTTTGAAGGGTTACAGAAAACTGTGCTTTTTACATgtgaaaataaatgagaaatatgTCAGAAGAGTCCACAACTGGATTCTGGAGAAGAAAAAGCTGAGCTGA